The Deinococcus sp. Leaf326 sequence GGCGTATCACCTCAGCCCAATCGTCCACCTTTGTTGCTGCGGGAAAAACCTGTACCAGCACGTTTTTCAGACGCACTTCAGACGCATTAAGCGCTCGTTTTTAGAGGCTACTTCAACTGAGAGAGCTTCTACTCCTAGTCATCAATCCATTTGGGCTCGTTCCGGCCGCCTATATACCCCCTATCCTCTCTCCATGCGCTTTCTCACCTACCGTGGCCTTGACGCCTCCCGGGTACACCGGCAGCTCAGAAGGGTACAGGAAGCCATCGAGCGCGACGATTTCAAGACGCCTGATGTCAAGAAACTGGCCCAGGGGAACTACTACCGGGCCAAACTGGATGACACCAACCGTTTATTGCTGACATTTATGAAGCGCGTTTCCGAACGCGGTCCAGAGACGGTCTGCCTCGCGCTGGAGATCATCCACCAGCACGCCTATAACAAGTCACGCTTTTTGCGGGGCGCCCGAATTGACGAAGCGCGACTGCCAGACTTTGATGCGGCGGAGGCGGACATGGTCGCCATTCCCGTACGTTATCTGCATCCTACCCGTCAGGAGGTTCACCTGCTGGACAAGGTCATCTCCTTCGACGATGCCCAAGACATGGTCTACCGCACACCTCCGCCCGTTATCTTGGTCGGCTCGGCAGGCAGCGGCAAGACGGCGCTGACGCTACAGAAACTGCGCGAGGTTCCCGGTCAGGTACTGTACGTGACTCTCTCGCCTTACCTTGCGCAAAGTGCCGCCGAATTGTACGGAGCGAATGGCTTCGACAATCCGGCACAGGACGTTGCGTTCTTGTCTTTCGCCGACTTTCTGACCACCATCCACGTACCTAGGGGGCGTGAGATCACTTTCCGGGACTTTGGAGACTGGGTGGCTCGGCAGTCCGGGCTAAAATTCACCGACGCGCATGCGCTCTTCGAAGAGTTCCGGGGTGTACTTAGTAGTTCGCCGGAAGGGCCTCTCTCGCGTGAGGTGTACCTGTCCCTGGGCATTCGCCAGAGCATTTACAGTGTCGAGCAGCGGCCTGCCGTATACGACCTGTTCATCCGCTTCCTCCAATGGCTAGGGGAGGTAGGACTATACGACGCGTCGCTGGTGGCCTCCGACTATATGCAACATGTTCAACCGACAGCCGACTTTGTGGTGGTCGACGAAGTACAAGACCTCACAGCGGCACAACTGGCCCTCATCCTAAAAACGCTGAAGATTCCGGGGCAGTTCCTCCTGTGTGGCGATTCCAACCAAATTGTTCATCCCAACTTCTTTTCGTGGGCGGCTGTGCGCGCGCTGCTTTGGCAGGACACGGCCCTCGCCGAGCGGCAGGCTGTCAGTGTGCTGCAGGCGAATTTCCGCAATGCTGCGGAGGTGACGCGGGTGGCCAACGCTCTGCTGAAGGTTAAACACGCTCGTTTTGGTTCGGTTGACCGGGAGAGCAATTTCCTGGTGCGTGCGATGGCGGACGAGGCGGGATCAGTCACCCTGCTGCCGGACGAGTCCCGCGTCCGTCGGCAACTTGACGAACAGACCCGTGACTCGACTGCTTACGCTGTGCTGGTCCTCCGGGACGAGGACAAGGCCGCCGCCAGACGGGTATTCAGTACGCCCCTGGTCTTCAGCGTCCACGAGGCCAAGGGGCTGGAGTACCCCAGCATCATCCTGTACAACTTCATCAGCAGTGCTCGCCAAACCTACGCCGACATCGTTCAGGGGGTCACGCCCGCTGACCTGCAACGCGATGAATTGAATTATGCTCGCGCCAGGGACAAGGCCGACAAGTCATTGGAACTCTACAAGTTCTACGTTAATTCCCTGTATGTGGCCGTGACCCGCGCTGTGCAGCAGGTCGTGCTAGTTGAAGCCGACATTCGGCATCCGCTGTTGGCACTGCTAGATGTGAATTTAGGCGACGGCGCCGAACAGTTCCGAGGCCAGAAGGCGTCGCGGGATGACTGGGAACGTGAGGCGAGCAAGCTGGAATTGCAAGGTAAACAGGAGCAGGCCCGCGATATTCGCCGCCGGATTTTGCGACAGCAGGAAGTTCCTTGGCCGGTCTGGACCCCCATTGCCCTGGCCAGGGCGCAGTCGGACACGCAGGCCCATCCCGGCGACGTGAAGCGGGCGCGCGAGCTGACCGACTACGCTCTGCTGAGTCTGGACACGCGCTTGCTGGAAGAACTGGCTGCCCTGAAGATTAAACCCGCTCAGTCATTTTTGCGCAACCCTGAAAAAGACCGCCGCATCCAGCGCCAGGCAGTCGTGGAGAAATACCGCAAACCCTACGTGACTGGCAATCTACGAGCGGTGCTGACGGATATCGACAGATATGGGGTAGATCACCGTACCCAGGAGAACCTGACGCCCCTGATGCTAGCGGTGCAGTCCGGGAATGTGCCACTGGTCATGGCGCTGCTAGAGCGCGGCGCATCCCCAACCCAGACCGACCTGTATGGTCGCACACCCCTGGTGCTGGCGCTGGAGGGGGCTATGCGGGACGCAGCATATGCTGAAGGGGTTCTCGGTGTCATGTGGGACGGCCTACGCCCCACGGCCCTCGATGTGCGAGTGGCTGACCGCTTGGTACGCCTTTCCTCCGAGGGAGCTGAGTTCTACTTCCTGAGCGTAATGTTGGCGCTGCTACCTCACTACGCCTCTAGGCTGGTCCGTCCGGACCTGACTCCACGCGAAGTGGAAGAGAGGCGGACTGGATTTTTCATTGATGCCTTGCAGGAGAATCTCGACGCTTTCCCCCTAGGGGTGCTGTCGGAAGCCAGACGTAAACGGAGCTATTTCAACCATGTGCTCGCGCGGGCAGAGGTGAACAGCACCTACGCGCCCGCACGCCGGTTGTGGCAGCGGGTCAAGCAGTGCTTCTATGTCCTCAATCCCGACATGCAGGTGCGGCTGAAGCTCGCGCCCGACGCCGAAGGGGAGTGGGTTGAGGTAGGGCTGCTCTCCGACCCGCTCGGACGCGGGTGGCTGGCAGTCGACAGCACAGCCTGACCCCGTCGCACTCGCACTCGACTACAAGGCTCATCTCGACTCCCTGCCCTCAGCGCCTGACACTGTGCAAGAAATGGCATCCTGAAGGTAGTGCGGCATCACGAAGGGCAGGATCTATGTCTGTGACGATCCCCAATATTGCCCGTTTGCACGCTGACATCCTGGCAACCTACCGAAAAGCCGGATCCTCATCGCCGCCTGGATGTCCCTAAGGCGGCTCGCGGAGGTGCTTTTCTTTGGAATGTGTTGAGTATCGGTGGTGCGCAGGTATTAAAAAGGCCGTATAGGACGGCTTAAGTTTTGCTTGCTCACAGGAGGGGTAGGAAGGGGCCTCCAAATTGTTTTGAGGAGTAACCCGGGGGCGACCACGTTGCGAGGGGCCTTGGCGGCGACCGGGGCGGCTTCGGGCTGTACGGGGGCAGGAGCCGCCTCCGATGCTTCGGTGGGGGCAGCAGCCGGGGCTTCCTCCCTCTCCAGGGCCGCCACGGGCAGTGCAGGGGCAACCGGGGCCACGTCGGCAGGGGCTTCCACTTCGGCGGCGGGCAGTTCAGGTGCGGCCTCGGGCTCGGGGGCGTCCTGCGCTTCGGGCGCGGCGTCCGATTCCGGGGCGACGGGGGCAGCCTCGACCTCGGCGGGGGCTTCGGCCGGAGCGTCGGCGA is a genomic window containing:
- a CDS encoding AAA family ATPase, whose protein sequence is MRFLTYRGLDASRVHRQLRRVQEAIERDDFKTPDVKKLAQGNYYRAKLDDTNRLLLTFMKRVSERGPETVCLALEIIHQHAYNKSRFLRGARIDEARLPDFDAAEADMVAIPVRYLHPTRQEVHLLDKVISFDDAQDMVYRTPPPVILVGSAGSGKTALTLQKLREVPGQVLYVTLSPYLAQSAAELYGANGFDNPAQDVAFLSFADFLTTIHVPRGREITFRDFGDWVARQSGLKFTDAHALFEEFRGVLSSSPEGPLSREVYLSLGIRQSIYSVEQRPAVYDLFIRFLQWLGEVGLYDASLVASDYMQHVQPTADFVVVDEVQDLTAAQLALILKTLKIPGQFLLCGDSNQIVHPNFFSWAAVRALLWQDTALAERQAVSVLQANFRNAAEVTRVANALLKVKHARFGSVDRESNFLVRAMADEAGSVTLLPDESRVRRQLDEQTRDSTAYAVLVLRDEDKAAARRVFSTPLVFSVHEAKGLEYPSIILYNFISSARQTYADIVQGVTPADLQRDELNYARARDKADKSLELYKFYVNSLYVAVTRAVQQVVLVEADIRHPLLALLDVNLGDGAEQFRGQKASRDDWEREASKLELQGKQEQARDIRRRILRQQEVPWPVWTPIALARAQSDTQAHPGDVKRARELTDYALLSLDTRLLEELAALKIKPAQSFLRNPEKDRRIQRQAVVEKYRKPYVTGNLRAVLTDIDRYGVDHRTQENLTPLMLAVQSGNVPLVMALLERGASPTQTDLYGRTPLVLALEGAMRDAAYAEGVLGVMWDGLRPTALDVRVADRLVRLSSEGAEFYFLSVMLALLPHYASRLVRPDLTPREVEERRTGFFIDALQENLDAFPLGVLSEARRKRSYFNHVLARAEVNSTYAPARRLWQRVKQCFYVLNPDMQVRLKLAPDAEGEWVEVGLLSDPLGRGWLAVDSTA